One genomic segment of Gemmatimonadota bacterium includes these proteins:
- a CDS encoding arylesterase: protein MAPSAPSRATVLLVGTSLTAGYGLDPSQAWGTLLQARVDSAGLPFHVVNAGVSGETSAGALRRTDWLFGQGPIRVLVVETGANDGLRGQPIDSLRSNLDLILTRAEALVPRPVLVVAGMEAPPNLGRRYADDFRAVFPAAAKAHGAVYLPFLLDGVAGVEALNQPDGIHPNPRGSRRVLDNVWKTLGPILDSLSRQR from the coding sequence GTGGCCCCGTCGGCCCCCTCGCGGGCCACGGTGCTGCTGGTGGGCACCTCGCTCACGGCTGGCTACGGTCTGGACCCGTCGCAGGCGTGGGGCACGCTGCTGCAGGCCAGGGTGGATTCGGCCGGGCTCCCCTTTCACGTGGTCAACGCCGGCGTGAGCGGCGAAACGTCCGCAGGGGCGCTCCGCCGCACCGATTGGCTCTTCGGGCAGGGGCCGATCCGCGTCCTGGTGGTTGAGACTGGCGCCAATGACGGCCTCCGCGGGCAGCCGATCGATTCGCTCCGCTCCAACCTGGACCTCATCCTGACGCGGGCCGAGGCGCTGGTGCCAAGGCCGGTGCTGGTGGTCGCCGGGATGGAGGCACCGCCGAATCTGGGTCGCCGCTATGCCGACGACTTCCGCGCCGTCTTCCCGGCGGCAGCGAAGGCGCACGGCGCGGTCTACCTCCCGTTCCTGCTCGATGGCGTCGCCGGGGTGGAGGCGCTCAACCAGCCCGATGGCATCCATCCCAATCCGCGGGGCTCCCGACGCGTCTTGGACAACGTCTGGAAGACGTTGGGCCCGATTCTCGACAGCCTGAGTCGCCAGCGCTGA
- a CDS encoding zinc-dependent metalloprotease translates to MHHRTSVATLGALIALVAGCAKSAPKTAPAPAARPAGAPTDSAARPGGPAAPRTGPKPYKDVITAKAKSDPGAFTVHQVGDKWYYEIPRAMLGREFIVVSRIAQTAAGLGYGGTMNGANVVRWVRTGDKVYLRQVSFSTVADSTKPIAQAVRNSNAEPIIAGFDVAAYGADSTVVVDVTPLYTTDVAMLGLPSFMKTQYQIRRLDPARTFLESIHSYPKNLETRVVMTYDAGAAPSNASTGSITIVMNHSMLLLPVQPMQPRLMDSRVGYFGVQQTDYGRDEDRVVRRRFISRWRLEPKDTAAFLRGELVEPIKQIVYYIDPATPEKWVPYLIQGVNDWQAAFEAAGFKNAIIAKRAPTPAEDPEFSLDDARYSVIRYLASDVENASGPHVPDPRSGEILETHIQWYHNVMNLLRNWYLIQTAAINPNARMVDFDDKVMGELIRFVSSHEVGHTLGLPHNMKASSSYPVDSLRSPTFTAKYATAPSIMDYARFNYVAQPGDGAVAMNPRIGVYDKYSISWGYRPIIGAKTPDDEKATLDQWIKLHENDPMYRFGDPSGTDPGSQTEDLGDDGVKAGRYGIMNLKRIMPKLMEWSYEKGADYAQLNEMYGQVGAQWQRYMGHVLTIVGGVDYTRKNMDQVGGQYTPITEARQREAVRFLTAEALQTPTWMIDEAIFDRVGVLGATDRIKGYMTGVMSQLLQNARLTRLAELQALGTGTYTPAELMADVRTGVWTELSSGKAPDAYRRTLQRAWIDRLGSIMNPPAPPAGLPAAAAGPNVSQSDLQALARVELATVRSQLAAAGGKGDAITRAHYADAAARIKEILEPRK, encoded by the coding sequence ATGCATCATCGTACATCCGTTGCCACTCTCGGTGCCCTGATCGCCCTCGTGGCGGGCTGCGCCAAGTCGGCGCCGAAGACCGCGCCCGCGCCGGCGGCCCGACCGGCCGGCGCGCCGACTGACTCCGCCGCGCGTCCGGGTGGCCCCGCCGCCCCGCGCACGGGCCCGAAGCCGTACAAGGACGTGATCACCGCCAAGGCGAAGAGCGACCCGGGGGCCTTCACGGTCCATCAGGTCGGCGACAAGTGGTACTACGAGATCCCGCGCGCAATGCTCGGCCGCGAGTTCATCGTCGTCTCGCGCATCGCGCAGACGGCGGCCGGCCTCGGCTACGGCGGCACCATGAACGGCGCCAACGTCGTCCGCTGGGTCCGCACCGGCGACAAGGTCTACCTCCGCCAGGTCTCCTTCAGCACGGTGGCCGACAGCACCAAGCCGATCGCACAGGCGGTGCGCAACTCCAACGCGGAGCCGATCATCGCCGGCTTCGACGTGGCCGCGTACGGCGCCGACTCGACCGTCGTCGTCGACGTGACCCCGCTCTACACCACCGACGTCGCGATGCTCGGGCTGCCGTCCTTCATGAAGACGCAGTACCAGATCCGCCGCCTCGATCCGGCGCGAACCTTCCTCGAGTCGATCCATTCCTATCCCAAGAACCTCGAGACCCGCGTCGTGATGACCTACGACGCCGGTGCCGCACCGTCGAACGCCTCGACCGGTTCGATCACGATCGTGATGAACCATTCGATGCTGCTGCTGCCCGTGCAGCCGATGCAGCCGCGCCTGATGGACAGCCGCGTCGGCTACTTCGGCGTGCAGCAGACCGACTACGGCCGCGACGAGGACCGCGTCGTCCGGCGGCGCTTCATCTCGCGCTGGCGCCTCGAGCCGAAGGACACCGCCGCCTTCCTGCGTGGCGAATTGGTCGAGCCGATCAAGCAGATCGTCTACTACATCGACCCGGCGACGCCCGAGAAGTGGGTCCCGTACCTGATCCAGGGTGTGAACGACTGGCAGGCCGCCTTCGAGGCCGCCGGCTTCAAGAACGCCATCATCGCCAAGCGCGCGCCGACGCCGGCGGAGGACCCCGAGTTCTCCCTCGATGACGCACGCTACAGCGTCATCCGCTATCTCGCCTCGGACGTCGAGAACGCCTCCGGCCCGCACGTGCCCGATCCGCGCAGCGGCGAGATTCTCGAGACGCACATCCAGTGGTATCACAACGTCATGAACCTCCTGCGGAACTGGTACCTGATCCAGACCGCGGCGATCAACCCGAATGCACGGATGGTGGACTTCGACGACAAGGTGATGGGCGAGCTGATCCGCTTCGTCTCCTCGCACGAGGTCGGCCACACGCTCGGCCTGCCGCACAACATGAAGGCGTCGTCGTCGTACCCGGTGGACTCGCTCCGTTCGCCGACCTTCACGGCGAAGTACGCGACGGCCCCGTCGATCATGGACTACGCCCGCTTCAACTACGTTGCGCAGCCGGGCGACGGCGCGGTCGCGATGAATCCGCGGATCGGCGTCTACGACAAGTACTCGATCTCGTGGGGCTACCGCCCGATCATCGGCGCCAAGACGCCGGATGACGAGAAGGCGACGCTCGACCAGTGGATCAAGCTCCACGAGAACGACCCGATGTACCGCTTCGGCGATCCGTCGGGCACCGATCCGGGCTCGCAGACCGAAGACCTCGGCGACGACGGCGTGAAGGCCGGGCGCTACGGCATCATGAACCTGAAGCGCATCATGCCGAAGCTGATGGAGTGGAGCTACGAGAAGGGCGCCGACTACGCGCAGCTGAACGAGATGTACGGGCAGGTGGGGGCGCAGTGGCAGCGCTACATGGGCCATGTCCTCACCATCGTCGGCGGCGTCGACTACACCCGCAAGAACATGGACCAGGTGGGCGGGCAGTACACGCCGATCACCGAGGCGCGCCAGCGGGAGGCGGTCCGGTTCCTGACGGCCGAAGCGCTGCAGACCCCGACCTGGATGATTGACGAGGCGATCTTCGATCGCGTCGGCGTCCTCGGCGCCACCGACCGGATCAAGGGGTACATGACCGGTGTCATGAGCCAGCTGCTCCAGAACGCCCGCCTGACCCGCCTGGCCGAATTGCAGGCGCTGGGCACCGGGACCTATACGCCGGCCGAGCTCATGGCCGACGTGCGGACCGGCGTCTGGACCGAGCTCAGCAGCGGCAAGGCGCCGGATGCCTACCGCCGCACCCTGCAGCGGGCCTGGATCGACCGCCTCGGCTCCATCATGAACCCGCCGGCTCCACCGGCCGGGCTCCCGGCGGCCGCCGCCGGCCCGAATGTCTCCCAGTCCGACCTCCAGGCCCTGGCCCGGGTTGAGCTGGCCACCGTGCGCAGCCAGTTGGCGGCGGCCGGAGGCAAGGGCGACGCCATCACGCGGGCGCACTATGCCGACGCGGCAGCCCGGATCAAGGAGATCCTCGAACCGCGGAAGTAG
- a CDS encoding DUF423 domain-containing protein has protein sequence MTSRLAATLGAILAGVAVALGAFGAHALRSRLEPRDLEIFETAVRYQMYHGLALLAVGWLISRSAPGAGAAAWSFLIGVALFSGSLYLMVATGHRWLGAVTPLGGVAFLAGWLLLARAASRS, from the coding sequence TTGACCTCCCGACTCGCGGCCACGCTCGGCGCCATCCTGGCCGGGGTGGCGGTGGCCCTCGGTGCCTTCGGGGCGCATGCGCTCAGATCGCGGCTCGAGCCCCGCGATCTGGAAATATTCGAGACGGCAGTGCGCTACCAGATGTATCATGGCCTGGCACTGCTGGCGGTCGGCTGGCTCATCTCCCGATCGGCGCCCGGCGCCGGTGCGGCGGCATGGAGCTTTCTCATCGGCGTCGCCCTCTTTTCCGGATCGTTGTACCTGATGGTCGCCACGGGCCATCGCTGGCTGGGCGCGGTCACCCCCCTCGGCGGTGTGGCGTTCCTGGCCGGCTGGTTGCTGCTCGCGCGGGCGGCCTCCCGCAGCTAG
- a CDS encoding enoyl-[acyl-carrier-protein] reductase, with translation MLPIDLRGKRAFVAGVADDGGFGFAIAKALAEAGATVCIGTWPPALGIFEALIERGKIAESLTLRDGSPMVFEKIYPLDAAYDTMDDVPAEVRDSKRYRDRGDFTIAGLVASLQKDFGEQPLDIVVHSLANGPEVRKPLMETSRRGYLDAISISAYSNVAFVRELGPLMRPGGSFVSLSYLAGQRVVPGYGGGMSTAKAALESDTRTLAFEAGRRHGVRVNTISAGPYASRAATAIGYIRTMLRYYRENSAIVRDLDAEDVGHVAAFLASPLGTGITGTVVYVDNGYHAMGMPQLTPDADDPG, from the coding sequence ATGCTCCCGATCGACCTCCGTGGCAAGCGCGCCTTCGTCGCTGGTGTTGCCGATGATGGCGGCTTCGGCTTCGCCATTGCCAAGGCCCTCGCCGAGGCGGGTGCGACCGTCTGCATCGGCACCTGGCCCCCCGCACTGGGGATCTTCGAGGCGCTGATCGAGCGCGGCAAGATCGCCGAGTCGCTGACGCTTCGTGATGGCAGCCCGATGGTATTCGAGAAGATCTACCCGCTCGATGCCGCCTACGACACGATGGACGACGTCCCGGCCGAGGTACGCGACAGCAAGCGCTACCGCGACCGCGGCGATTTCACCATCGCCGGGTTGGTGGCCTCGCTCCAGAAGGACTTCGGTGAGCAGCCGCTCGACATCGTCGTGCACTCGCTCGCCAATGGTCCCGAGGTCCGGAAGCCGCTAATGGAGACATCACGGCGCGGTTACCTCGATGCCATTTCGATCTCGGCCTACAGCAACGTCGCCTTCGTCCGCGAGCTCGGCCCGCTGATGCGGCCCGGCGGCTCGTTTGTCTCGCTCAGCTATCTCGCGGGTCAGCGGGTGGTGCCTGGGTACGGCGGCGGGATGTCCACCGCCAAGGCGGCGCTCGAGTCCGACACCCGGACGCTCGCCTTCGAAGCCGGGCGGCGCCACGGTGTCCGCGTCAACACCATCTCGGCCGGCCCGTACGCCTCACGCGCGGCCACGGCGATCGGTTATATCCGCACCATGCTCCGCTACTACCGCGAGAACTCGGCAATCGTGCGCGACCTCGATGCCGAAGACGTGGGGCACGTCGCCGCCTTCCTTGCGTCGCCACTGGGGACGGGGATCACCGGCACCGTGGTGTACGTCGACAACGGCTACCACGCGATGGGAATGCCGCAGCTCACCCCCGACGCGGACGACCCGGGTTGA
- a CDS encoding FtsX-like permease family protein, which translates to MTSLGFVLRLASREARAARKRLLLLTASVTAGVGALVAVNSFTDNLTVSVAEQAQALLGADLAFTGRKPLAEIPAATKWIDSLATLPGTKVARSVSLAAMAYLPGNGNARLVQLRTVDPGWPFYGAVETAPAGSWPRLQAGDALVDPSLLPAIGAKVGDTLSVGEGRFPIVGTVVNVPGDVGLQMAFGARVFIATSQLASTKLLGFGARVQHEDFVQLAPGRDAQAIAKAARPQLRGDRVGVRTVADDRDNLTNALTRLGNYLGLVALAALLLGGLGVASAVHVFIRQRLDSIAVLRCLGATSGQIFAVYLMQAVGMGLLGSALGALFGVALQQLMPLVLADFIPVDVRVLPSPRAIAIGMGLGVWTSAVFALLPLLGIREISPLATLRRNVTPLRIRWDLYRVLAGAALVASVVGLAAVQVGSLPQGAWFAAAVGGALLVLWLASLGLMWAARRFTPASWPYLWRQGLANLHRPANQTVTVVLALGFGAFLLTTLFTAQHNLLQDLKLDGGGKSGRPNLVLFDIQPDQRDVVNQALASEGLPGDRFEPIVPMRITSVKGRPVTALLAGAEGVPADSAAADTAAQSREQGRRGPGGRRGGPGGGAWAFRREYRSTYRSVLGPAERVTSGRWFGTDSTKRGTADSNAVAISMESDLAEEMGVTLGDRITWDVQGVPVYSVVTSLRAVNWARFEPNFFVVFAPGALERAPHSLATLARVPDAAARGRIQRRLAERAPNVTTVDLGEVQRALESVVDRIILAIRFMALFSLATGTVVLVGAIATSRWQRVREGTLLRTLGATRGQVLRILSVEYAALGLGAATVAAVLAGGAGWALSHFVFESRFTLPLWPMLGLAAGLVGLTTLVGLWNSLDVLERPPLEVLRAE; encoded by the coding sequence ATGACCTCGCTCGGCTTCGTGCTGCGCCTCGCCTCGCGCGAAGCGCGGGCGGCGCGCAAGCGCCTGCTCCTGCTCACCGCCTCGGTCACGGCCGGGGTGGGCGCCCTCGTCGCGGTCAACTCCTTCACCGACAACCTCACCGTGTCGGTGGCCGAGCAGGCGCAGGCACTGCTCGGGGCCGACCTCGCCTTCACGGGCCGCAAGCCGCTCGCCGAGATTCCTGCGGCAACGAAGTGGATCGATTCCCTCGCGACCCTGCCGGGCACCAAGGTCGCGCGGTCGGTCTCGCTCGCCGCGATGGCGTACTTGCCCGGCAACGGCAACGCGCGCCTCGTGCAGCTGCGCACCGTCGATCCCGGCTGGCCCTTCTACGGCGCCGTCGAAACCGCACCCGCCGGCAGTTGGCCGCGGCTGCAGGCCGGCGACGCGCTGGTCGATCCTTCGCTCTTGCCCGCCATCGGCGCCAAGGTGGGCGATACGCTCTCGGTTGGTGAAGGACGCTTCCCCATCGTCGGCACGGTCGTGAACGTCCCCGGTGACGTGGGACTGCAGATGGCGTTCGGTGCGCGCGTCTTCATTGCCACGTCGCAGCTGGCGTCGACCAAGCTGCTCGGCTTCGGCGCGCGCGTCCAGCACGAAGACTTCGTGCAGCTTGCACCGGGCCGCGACGCCCAGGCGATCGCCAAGGCGGCTCGCCCGCAGTTGCGCGGGGACCGCGTCGGGGTGCGCACCGTCGCGGATGATCGCGACAACCTCACCAACGCCCTCACCCGACTCGGCAACTACCTCGGGCTCGTCGCGCTTGCCGCGTTGTTGCTCGGCGGACTCGGCGTCGCCAGCGCGGTGCACGTCTTCATCCGGCAACGCCTCGACAGCATCGCGGTGCTGCGCTGCCTCGGGGCCACCTCGGGCCAGATCTTCGCCGTCTACCTGATGCAGGCGGTCGGGATGGGGTTGCTCGGCTCCGCGCTCGGGGCGCTCTTCGGGGTGGCGCTCCAACAGCTGATGCCACTCGTGCTCGCCGACTTCATCCCGGTCGACGTCCGCGTCCTCCCGTCGCCGCGTGCCATCGCCATCGGCATGGGCCTCGGCGTCTGGACTTCGGCGGTGTTCGCCCTGCTGCCGCTGCTCGGGATCCGCGAGATCTCGCCACTCGCGACGCTTCGGCGCAACGTGACGCCGCTCCGCATCCGCTGGGACCTCTATCGGGTACTGGCCGGGGCGGCACTCGTGGCCAGCGTCGTCGGCCTCGCCGCCGTGCAGGTCGGCTCCTTGCCGCAGGGAGCCTGGTTCGCCGCCGCCGTCGGCGGCGCCCTTCTGGTGCTCTGGCTGGCGTCGCTTGGGCTGATGTGGGCCGCGCGCCGATTCACGCCGGCCTCATGGCCCTACCTCTGGCGACAGGGGTTGGCCAACCTGCACCGCCCGGCCAACCAGACGGTCACGGTGGTGCTCGCCCTCGGCTTTGGTGCCTTTCTCCTGACGACGCTCTTCACCGCGCAGCACAACCTGCTGCAGGACCTGAAGCTCGATGGCGGCGGCAAGTCGGGACGCCCCAACCTGGTCCTCTTCGACATCCAACCCGATCAGCGCGACGTGGTGAACCAGGCGTTGGCATCGGAGGGGCTCCCGGGGGACCGCTTCGAGCCGATCGTCCCGATGCGGATCACCTCGGTCAAGGGGAGGCCGGTGACCGCGCTCCTGGCGGGTGCCGAGGGGGTCCCAGCCGACAGCGCCGCGGCCGACACTGCCGCCCAGAGCCGGGAACAGGGGCGGCGCGGGCCGGGGGGGCGGCGGGGCGGGCCCGGCGGGGGAGCGTGGGCATTTCGCCGAGAGTACCGCTCGACGTATCGTTCCGTGCTGGGCCCCGCCGAGCGGGTTACCTCCGGGCGCTGGTTTGGCACCGATTCCACCAAGCGCGGCACGGCCGACAGCAACGCCGTCGCCATCTCGATGGAAAGCGACCTCGCCGAGGAAATGGGGGTGACGCTCGGTGACCGGATCACCTGGGATGTTCAGGGCGTGCCGGTCTACAGCGTGGTGACTTCGCTCCGCGCCGTGAACTGGGCCCGCTTCGAACCCAATTTCTTCGTCGTCTTCGCCCCCGGCGCACTGGAGCGCGCCCCACATTCGCTGGCGACGCTGGCACGCGTCCCCGATGCCGCCGCCCGCGGCCGCATTCAGCGGCGACTGGCCGAGCGGGCGCCGAACGTCACGACGGTGGATTTGGGCGAAGTGCAACGCGCCCTGGAGTCGGTGGTGGACCGGATCATTCTGGCAATTCGCTTCATGGCGCTCTTCTCGCTGGCCACCGGCACCGTGGTGCTCGTCGGCGCCATCGCCACCTCGCGCTGGCAGCGCGTGCGCGAGGGCACCTTGCTCCGGACGCTGGGTGCCACGCGCGGGCAGGTGCTCAGGATCCTGAGCGTGGAGTATGCGGCGCTCGGCCTCGGCGCCGCGACGGTCGCCGCGGTGCTGGCAGGGGGCGCCGGATGGGCCCTGTCACATTTCGTCTTCGAATCGCGCTTCACGCTGCCGCTCTGGCCGATGCTGGGCCTGGCAGCCGGGTTGGTCGGCCTGACGACACTCGTCGGGCTCTGGAATTCCCTCGATGTACTCGAGCGCCCGCCGCTCGAGGTCCTGCGTGCCGAATAG
- a CDS encoding ABC transporter permease: MSANPLRTALAALGVIVGTGALVAVLAIADGVEAFARRQIAETTDLQLVHISSLTNRNLDGLTLPRPDTLRLTETHLTTLRSALGDVGSATLRFSGGATLGGFPDDSARGAEVISLEDGPPVVEENALMAGRWLSIEEVRDSSAVAVISMALASRLTRSTDYARALGRRITLEGTSVEIVGVTAKPASPQMIAWVPRTRFAGLVAQPFRGVLPSLLLGGSTLESTAEVVSRATAWMRALPAGDAERLTLANRADRLKQAEQSMLLFKLLMGSITGISLLVGGIGIMNVMLASVFERTREIGVRRATGARRRDIVVQFLAESVAITGAGATAGVALGLAVAFGVAAFMRLRTQAEIHAAVTAGTLTIAAGSAVLVGLTFGLYPALRAARLSPIDAIRHE, translated from the coding sequence TTGTCAGCCAACCCCCTTCGGACAGCCCTCGCTGCCTTAGGGGTCATCGTCGGCACCGGGGCTTTGGTCGCGGTCCTTGCCATCGCTGATGGCGTGGAAGCCTTTGCCAGGCGGCAGATTGCGGAGACGACCGACCTGCAGCTGGTTCATATATCCTCACTCACCAACCGCAACCTCGACGGTCTCACGCTACCCCGTCCGGATACCCTTCGGCTCACCGAAACCCACTTGACGACGCTCCGCTCCGCACTGGGTGACGTCGGCTCGGCCACGCTCCGGTTCTCCGGCGGTGCCACCTTGGGAGGCTTTCCCGATGACTCCGCGCGAGGCGCTGAAGTGATTTCGCTCGAGGACGGACCGCCTGTCGTGGAGGAGAACGCGCTCATGGCGGGACGGTGGCTGTCAATCGAGGAGGTCCGAGACAGCAGCGCCGTCGCGGTGATCAGCATGGCCCTGGCGAGCCGGCTGACCCGCAGTACGGACTATGCGCGTGCGCTGGGCCGTCGGATCACGCTGGAAGGGACGTCGGTGGAGATTGTCGGCGTGACGGCCAAGCCAGCCAGCCCCCAGATGATCGCGTGGGTTCCGCGGACACGCTTCGCTGGACTGGTGGCACAGCCCTTTCGCGGCGTCCTTCCCTCGCTCCTGCTCGGGGGATCCACCCTGGAATCCACCGCCGAGGTCGTCTCGCGGGCAACCGCCTGGATGCGCGCGCTCCCCGCCGGTGATGCGGAGCGCCTGACGCTCGCCAATCGAGCCGACCGACTCAAGCAGGCGGAGCAAAGCATGTTGCTGTTCAAGCTTCTGATGGGGTCGATCACCGGCATCTCGCTGCTGGTCGGCGGCATCGGCATCATGAACGTGATGCTCGCCTCGGTCTTCGAGCGGACGCGGGAAATCGGCGTGCGGCGCGCCACCGGGGCGAGGCGTCGCGATATCGTCGTGCAGTTCCTGGCGGAGTCGGTGGCGATCACGGGGGCCGGAGCAACCGCCGGCGTCGCGCTCGGCCTGGCAGTCGCCTTCGGGGTCGCGGCGTTCATGCGGCTCCGCACTCAGGCGGAGATCCACGCCGCCGTCACGGCCGGCACCCTCACGATCGCGGCCGGGTCGGCCGTCCTTGTCGGACTCACATTCGGGCTCTACCCGGCCCTCCGTGCCGCGCGCCTCTCACCGATCGACGCCATCCGGCACGAGTAG
- a CDS encoding YkgJ family cysteine cluster protein yields the protein MIPSHYRALLPVLDQWFARGVAAAGPDVVPCRSGCTACCHGPFDISPADAALVAEGLAALPDAVRTGVRERAEAQVARYRELIEGWGPPWDVDGVDEASFDALCEALRTLPCPALGPEGGCLIYAHRPATCRMTGLAMLTRDDEVLENVCPIQGEFPSYAALPPVPFDLRRFEEMVEEFDLTAGEAGWVATTVAGVAGRM from the coding sequence ATGATTCCCTCCCACTACCGCGCGCTCCTCCCGGTTCTCGATCAGTGGTTCGCGCGTGGCGTCGCCGCGGCTGGGCCCGATGTGGTCCCCTGCCGCAGCGGCTGTACGGCGTGCTGCCATGGCCCGTTCGACATCTCGCCCGCCGATGCGGCGCTGGTGGCGGAGGGACTCGCCGCGCTGCCGGATGCGGTCCGCACGGGCGTCAGGGAACGCGCCGAGGCGCAGGTGGCGCGGTACCGGGAACTGATCGAGGGGTGGGGGCCGCCCTGGGACGTCGACGGGGTGGACGAGGCGTCGTTCGATGCGCTTTGTGAGGCGTTGCGCACCCTCCCCTGCCCAGCGCTCGGCCCCGAGGGGGGCTGTCTCATCTACGCGCACCGTCCGGCGACCTGCCGGATGACCGGTCTCGCGATGCTGACGCGTGACGACGAGGTGCTGGAGAACGTCTGTCCAATCCAGGGCGAATTCCCGAGCTATGCCGCGCTGCCGCCGGTCCCCTTCGACCTGCGCCGCTTCGAGGAGATGGTTGAGGAGTTCGACCTCACGGCGGGCGAGGCGGGGTGGGTCGCGACGACGGTGGCGGGGGTCGCTGGGCGGATGTAG
- a CDS encoding AI-2E family transporter: protein MPLVPYASGLLGAPILYVVFSGVHQWLVPRVRSRALASSLVLVLALIVIVVPLVWMVSLLVGQAQSAVQGVINSPVLDRLSTFEIAGYPVGPDLKAAGAKAATFVGGGAISFLGTATRLTLNLLFTFFGLYYLLQDPKGAWRGLRPYIPFSDENVAILQDRFVAVTKSTIIGTGVSSVAQGVLIALAFTVSGLGNGVFWGVVTVVFSILPVVGGGLIWGPGALYLYTTGRPGAAIGLVLFGAVVVGNIDNLIRPMISNRYAQIHPLITLVGAIAGVSYIGLLGLLVGPLALSYFFELLTMYRREYLRPVAVAVAESGVVIR from the coding sequence TTGCCTCTCGTCCCGTACGCCTCGGGACTGCTGGGCGCCCCCATTCTCTATGTTGTCTTCAGCGGCGTGCACCAGTGGTTGGTGCCACGCGTGCGGAGTCGCGCCCTCGCGAGTTCGCTGGTGCTCGTGCTCGCGCTGATCGTCATTGTGGTGCCGTTGGTCTGGATGGTCTCGCTGCTGGTCGGGCAGGCACAGAGCGCGGTGCAGGGCGTCATCAACTCTCCCGTCCTCGATCGATTGTCGACCTTCGAGATCGCGGGGTATCCGGTCGGTCCCGACCTCAAGGCCGCCGGCGCGAAGGCGGCGACGTTCGTCGGCGGGGGCGCCATATCGTTCCTCGGCACGGCCACGCGCCTGACGCTGAATCTGCTCTTCACCTTCTTCGGGCTCTACTATCTGCTGCAGGATCCGAAGGGGGCGTGGCGCGGGTTGCGGCCGTACATCCCCTTCTCCGACGAGAACGTCGCGATCCTGCAGGACCGCTTCGTGGCGGTGACGAAGAGCACCATCATCGGCACCGGCGTCTCCTCGGTGGCCCAAGGGGTGTTGATCGCGCTTGCCTTCACCGTCAGCGGACTGGGCAACGGCGTCTTCTGGGGCGTGGTGACCGTGGTCTTCTCGATCCTCCCTGTTGTCGGTGGCGGGCTGATCTGGGGTCCGGGCGCGCTGTACCTGTATACCACCGGGCGGCCCGGCGCGGCGATCGGCCTGGTGCTCTTCGGCGCCGTCGTCGTCGGAAATATCGACAACCTGATCCGCCCGATGATCTCGAATCGCTACGCGCAGATCCACCCGCTGATCACGCTGGTCGGTGCGATCGCCGGGGTGAGTTATATCGGGCTGCTCGGCTTGCTGGTCGGTCCGCTGGCGCTGTCGTATTTCTTCGAGCTGCTGACGATGTATCGGCGGGAGTATTTGAGGCCGGTGGCAGTGGCAGTGGCGGAGTCGGGAGTCGTTATTCGTTAG
- a CDS encoding PEP-CTERM sorting domain-containing protein — MRLNYLYSLVAITALVSPASAQTIIKDNTSPVSVTSISDYTTEFDKIGGMKVSWTLSPSGGSSAIWGDISAASGISGAWGIWTNNLKIWGASSTDTFGDDVWNFWGDGVASVTMEALLGNGVFDVLTCSNSPCSTENSASGKEFNWKGTGPDSRVTYSNPIAVSPNAFIADLYGTLKIEFGSYEESCPAGYSSYNNTCKQKVYDTSCSNGYAYNSNSNKCVNTRYYWLQYTPDYSWVYTDPITSWVPASFGSNKCDGNKDPRYNQSGNNDNTKCLEQFSQDMDNLGLDQPGGPQDVVPEPATMTLLATGLIGMAAARRRKQAAK, encoded by the coding sequence ATGCGCTTGAACTATCTGTATTCCCTCGTGGCCATCACGGCGCTGGTTTCGCCGGCGTCGGCCCAGACGATCATCAAGGACAATACGTCGCCGGTGTCCGTGACGTCCATCTCGGATTACACCACCGAGTTCGACAAGATCGGCGGGATGAAGGTGTCGTGGACGCTCAGCCCGAGCGGCGGGTCGTCGGCGATCTGGGGCGACATCTCCGCCGCGTCCGGCATCAGCGGCGCCTGGGGCATCTGGACCAACAACCTCAAGATCTGGGGCGCCTCCTCCACCGATACCTTCGGCGATGATGTCTGGAATTTCTGGGGCGACGGCGTCGCTTCGGTCACGATGGAAGCGCTTCTCGGCAACGGCGTCTTCGACGTGTTGACCTGCAGCAACTCGCCGTGCAGCACCGAGAACAGCGCCTCGGGGAAGGAGTTCAACTGGAAGGGCACCGGGCCGGACAGCCGCGTGACCTATTCCAACCCGATCGCCGTCTCCCCGAACGCCTTCATCGCTGACCTCTACGGCACGCTGAAGATCGAGTTCGGCAGCTACGAGGAGAGTTGCCCCGCGGGCTATTCGTCCTACAACAACACCTGCAAGCAGAAGGTCTACGATACCTCCTGCTCCAACGGTTACGCGTACAACAGCAACAGCAACAAGTGCGTCAACACCCGCTACTACTGGCTCCAGTACACTCCTGACTACAGCTGGGTCTACACCGACCCGATCACGTCCTGGGTTCCGGCCAGCTTCGGCAGCAACAAGTGCGACGGGAACAAGGACCCGCGCTACAATCAGTCGGGCAACAACGACAACACCAAGTGCCTCGAGCAGTTCTCGCAGGACATGGACAACCTCGGCCTTGATCAGCCGGGCGGCCCGCAGGATGTCGTGCCGGAGCCGGCCACGATGACGCTCCTTGCCACCGGCCTGATCGGAATGGCCGCGGCGCGCCGCCGGAAGCAGGCCGCGAAGTAA